Proteins from a genomic interval of Choristoneura fumiferana chromosome 12, NRCan_CFum_1, whole genome shotgun sequence:
- the Pkcdelta gene encoding protein kinase C delta isoform X1, whose product MPLYSDHISNMYYSGSSSYSAPYSYSSKTPLGSSYSAAYLNPGSNYSNHSSLGGYSRAPVSSRWITSSGRNYSPMLSTISERVTSSPVRISSPRRIPISKRSFKSSSYTPRPININTADIDVSKNKYRPKDESPPPPPPPAQLPTEAPSADNETGPFMPRIDGKPETGIDSSPGVQRSTIRRGRTVVRLHTIKRKERDSPRKSENAIQNTETNVEVDAGNTDTTESKGWREKLSQDLIYVDKKEKKSLGAKLVEKFIVKDNNDSDSENIVNELRNKQQTPTSLSEPPTPSAGTSKSPDRRCSMEILAEQANLLDSLIRSENLSTATLDLSKVGVTDESATNSKKINEHKNLLKTTKSDNSLHDRLRTSKDLKEPKHSTKRRSLKRSSSGGRLDSITEFPREAMCSALPAIEENRSSVKYENTQLKPKLKAKITSSVAVSPPASPLKFKIEEVTVEEKPRQLKKEISYSCTVDDNFDESPKAINQTNKTITNALRKSKTKFLRKKPECDNNVPSPEPDEGNFWDKIGKRETVYLQKRKQFIEDTREQRRRALYWFPDDEGSSANEDVFEQANDTYPVANVDNKTSDDNVAEIENNFQNVIATTNIEVIDNTINTLDCITTAEEEIPVAKIQINLSGKNMGSSSQLELRSPAVIVNIKDDSQSQTRIENPSTNKLTECNSKSETDKETNKLPSRLKESERILTDEHPVESIINKIDIPEIDKVETITSLKADIIQDKSDKCSKITIPETTSNKIDKYSKITIPEITPIRTDSNSQKNKPVADNLTVHTENTQVGPVSPQTASFSGEERVNTIPVTQEIKSKPETKSTNPKTNKSLTKDDILTVRTKDTESYAASKNENNVVNSSNQTSQKLNKLSEKNCPVHGNKNNALVHNETTNVQSQEKYISAEFKLDTTKVNTDLKLEIRSKSEEKDNSETTQEKDEIVDGIPNKPDNLVSEMKPSELIPKIPTEIESVNIPKEKTAIINEEQKSRESKKAESKSTSEKNEELKQSLKEIVPPPVVSKKPVKEELAVRPLIATPRPLQKKSPQVIHSSSSSESSSSEEDSSDEEDADESDASEGSAEFFECENNTDGRTSTGSNDSGFDSSAPTSPAGFVNIKKDCDVNCHRKCEKLTANLCGVNQRLLVEALSSRSASKKGGETAGPSASAAPALGNTPNFHEQQLEQSTAYELFRKTGRFTPPARSIPRFRKYNIEDFHFVKVLGKGSFGKVLLAELKDTEYYYAVKCLKKDVVLEDDDVECTLIERKVLALGTNHPYLCHLFATFQTDSHLFFVMEYLNGGDLMFHIQQSGRFPEARARFYAAEIVSGLKFLHKRGIVYRDLKLDNILLDFDGHVRIADFGMCKLQIYLEKTADTFCGTPDYMAPEIIKGLKYNQTVDWWSFGVLLYEMLIGQSPFSGCDEDELFWSICNEMPSYPRFLSQESLNILTRLLDKDARTRLGGTECMYGDIRDQDFFRPVHWDRLERRELDAPFKPKVRHPLDTQYFDRAFTGERPRLTAVEPQVLRSMDQQPFRGFSYTNPNATDR is encoded by the exons ATGCCTCTATACTCCGACCATATATCGAACATGTACTATAGTGGATCCTCCTCGTACAGTGCACCATACAGTTACAGTTCTAAAACACCTTTAGGATCATCATACAGTGCCGCGTATCTCAACCCCGGCTCCAATTATAGTAACCATTCATCTCTTGGAGGATATTCCCGAGCACCGGTCAGCTCGAGATGGATCACCAGCAGCGGGAGGAACTACTCACCCATGCTCAGTACCATATCGGAAAGGGTCACGTCGAGTCCCGTAAGAATTAGTAGTCCTAGGCGGATACCTATTTCTAAACGAAGCTTCAAATCGTCTAGCTATACTCCGCGCCCAATAAACATCAATACGGCTGACATTGATGTATCAAAAAACAAATACCGTCCGAAAGATGAAAGTCCGCCACCACCGCCACCACCTGCACAACTGCCAACTGAAGCACCGAGTGCTGACAATGAAACTGGCCCGTTTATGCCTCGCATAGATGGAAAACCTGAAACTGGAATTGACTCGTCGCCAGGGGTACAAAGAAGTACTATAAGGCGAGGCCGAACTGTCGTAAGGCTacacacaatcaaaagaaaagaaagagatTCTCCTCGGAAGTCTGAAAAtgctatacaaaatactgaAACAAATGTTGAAGTGGACGCTGGAAATACGGATACAACAGAATCAAAAGGATGGAGAGAAAAGCTCTCGCAAGACTTAATATACGTagacaaaaaagaaaagaaaagtctAGGAGCTAAATTGGTAGAGAAATTCATTGTAAAAGATAACAATGACAGTGATAGCGAAAATATTGTTAACGAACTCCGCAATAAGCAACAAACACCTACTAGTTTAAGTGAACCACCGACGCCGTCAGCTGGTACCAGTAAATCACCCGATAGACGCTGTTCAATGGAAATTTTAGCGGAACAAGCCAATCTGTTAGACTCGTTAATCAGAAGTGAGAATTTGAGTACCGCTACATTAGATTTGAGCAAAGTTGGTGTAACGGATGAATCAGCAACTaacagcaaaaaaataaatgaacataaaaacctattaaaaacaacaaaatcagATAATTCACTGCATGATCGCCTTAGAACATCCAAAGACCTCAAAGAGCCTAAACACTCAACAAAAAGGCGCAGTTTGAAACGGTCTTCATCTGGTGGTAGATTGGATTCCATCACTGAATTTCCTCGGGAAGCAATGTGTTCAGCTTTGCCTGCAATTGAAGAAAATAGATCGTCTGTCAAATACGAAAACACTCAATTAAAACCCAAGTTAAAAGCGAAAATTACTTCATCTGTAGCGGTTTCTCCTCCAGCTAGtccattaaaattcaaaattgagGAAGTAACGGTCGAAGAAAAACCACGACAGTTGAAAAAAGAGATTTCGTATAGTTGTACAGTAGATGACAATTTCGATGAAAGCCCAAAGGCGataaatcaaacaaataaaacaatcacCAATGCACTTAGAAAAAGTAAAAcgaaatttttaagaaaaaagccTGAATGTGATAATAATGTTCCTTCCCCTGAACCGGATGAGGGTAATTTTTGGGATAAAATTGGAAAAAGGGAGACAGTGTATTTACAGAAAAGAAAACAGTTTATTGAAGACACTAGGGAACAACGGAGGAGAGCGCTATACTGGTTTCCTGACGATGAAGGATCTAGCGCAAATGAAGATGTTTTTGAACAAGCAAATGATACTTACCCGGTTGCAAACGTTGATAACAAAACTTCAGATGATAATGTagccgaaattgaaaataactTCCAAAACGTTATTGCTACCACAAACATAGAAGTTAttgataatacaataaatacattgGATTGTATTACAACTGCTGAAGAAGAAATTCCTGTAgctaaaatacaaattaatctATCGGGAAAAAATATGGGATCTAGTTCTCAGTTGGAGTTAAGAAGTCCTGCTGTGATAGTTAATATTAAAGATGATTCACAATCTCAAACGAGAATTGAAAATCCATCAACAAACAAATTAACAGAATGCAATAGTAAAAGTGAAACTGACAAGGAAACTAATAAATTACCTTCTAGACTAAAAGAAAGCGAGCGCATACTGACTGATGAACACCCCGTAGAatctataattaataaaattgatataCCTGAGATCGATAAAGTTGAAACGATAACCTCATTGAAAGCGGATATCATACAAGATAAATCAGATAAATGTAGTAAAATTACCATACCAGAAACAACTTctaataaaattgataaatatagtaaaattaCTATACCAGAAATCACTCCCATCAGAACAGATAGTAAcagccaaaaaaataaaccagtgGCTGACAATTTAACCGTCCATACTGAAAATACACAGGTAGGACCGGTATCGCCTCAAACTGCTAGCTTCAGCGGCGAAGAGAGGGTTAACACTATTCCTGTGACTCAGGAAATTAAAAGTAAGCCAGAAACAAAAAGTACTAATCCCAAAACCAATAAAAGCCTTACTAAAGACGATATTTTAACTGTACGAACTAAAGATACCGAATCATACGCAGCcagtaaaaatgaaaataatgtcgTTAATTCCAGTAATCAAACAagccaaaaattaaataaattatctgaAAAAAATTGTCCGGTACACGGTAATAAAAATAACGCCCTTGTACACAATGAAACTACAAATGTACAGTctcaagaaaaatatatatctgcTGAATTTAAACTTGACACTACCAAAGTTAATACTGATTTGAAACTAGAGATACGTTCAAAATCAGAAGAAAAAGATAATTCGGAAACTACACAAGAAAAAGATGAAATCGTTGACGGCATACCAAACAAACCGGACAACCTTGTTTCTGAAATGAAACCTTCTGAACTTATTCCAAAAATACCAACAGAAATAGAATCAGTAAACATTCCAAAAGAAAAAACTGCAATTATAAATGAAGAACAAAAGTCAAGAGAGAGTAAAAAGGCTGAAAGTAAATCTACGAGCGAGAAAAATGAAGAACTTAAACAGTCCTTAAAAGAAATCGTACCGCCGCCAGTCGTATCTAAAAAGCCGGTTAAGGAGGAACTGGCAGTACGGCCACTTATAGCCACGCCTCGCCCCCTTCAAAAGAAAAGTCCTCAAGTTATCCATTCATCGAGTTCATCTGAGTCTTCTTCTTCCGAAGAGGATTCATCAGACGAAGAAGATGCGGACGAGTCGGACGCGAGTGAAGGTTCTGCAGAGTTTTTCGAGTGTGAAAACAATACGGACGGCAGGACTTCTACGGGATCGAACGACTCTGGATTTGATTCTTCAGCGCCTACTTCACCGGCAggtttcgtcaacatcaaaaaaG acTGCGATGTTAACTGCCATCGAAAGTGTGAAAAATTGACAGCGAACCTGTGCGGGGTGAACCAGCGACTTTTAGTGGAAGCTTTATCATCTCGGAGCGCGTCTAAAAaag GTGGCGAGACAGCGGGGCCTTCCGCGAGCGCTGCCCCCGCGCTCGGCAACACCCCCAACTTCCACGAACAACAGCTTG AACAATCGACGGCGTATGAGTTGTTCCGTAAGACGGGGCGCTTCACGCCTCCTGCTCGCTCCATCCCGCGGTTCAGGAAGTACAATATCGAAGACTTCCACTTTGTCAAAGTACTAGGAAAAGGCAGTTTTGGAAAG GTATTGTTGGCTGAGCTAAAAGACACTGAATACTACTACGCTGTGAAATGTTTGAAGAAAGACGTCGTACTCGAAGACGATGACGTAGAGTGCACGCTAATTGAGAGAAAGGTGCTTGCTCTCGGAACAAACCATCCGTATCTTTGTCATCTGTTCGCAACCTTTCAGACAGAC TCTCACCTGTTCTTCGTGATGGAGTATTTAAACGGCGGCGACTTAATGTTTCACATACAGCAGAGTGGACGTTTCCCTGAAGCTCGGGCGCGATTTTACGCGGCCGAAATCGTTTCGGGACTCAAGTTCCTGCACAAAAGAGGAATTGTTTACAG GGATTTGAAACTGGACAATATCCTACTGGACTTCGATGGACATGTGCGCATTGCAGACTTCGGCATGTGCAAGCTGCAGATATATTTGGAGAAGACTGCTGACACATTCTGCGGCACTCCCGATTACATGGCACCTGAG ATCATCAAAGGACTAAAATATAACCAGACGGTAGACTGGTGGTCGTTCGGCGTGCTGCTGTACGAGATGCTGATCGGCCAGAGCCCGTTCAGCGGCTGCGACGAGGACGAGCTGTTCTGGTCCATCTGCAACGAGATGCCGTCCTACCCACGGTTCCTGTCGCAGGAGTCGCTCAATATATTAACACGA TTGTTGGATAAAGACGCGCGCACGCGGCTCGGCGGCACTGAGTGCATGTACGGCGACATCCGAGACCAGGATTTCTTCCGGCCCGTGCACTGGGATCGGCTCGAGCGCCGGGAGCTCGACGCACCCTTCAAACCTAAAGTG AGGCATCCCCTGGACACGCAGTACTTCGACCGCGCCTTCACGGGCGAGCGGCCGCGTCTCACGGCTGTGGAGCCCCAGGTGCTCCGCTCTATGGACCAGCAGCCCTTCAGGGGATTCTCCTACACCAACCCTAACGCGACAGACCGCTAA
- the Pkcdelta gene encoding protein kinase C delta isoform X2, with protein sequence MPLYSDHISNMYYSGSSSYSAPYSYSSKTPLGSSYSAAYLNPGSNYSNHSSLGGYSRAPVSSRWITSSGRNYSPMLSTISERVTSSPVRISSPRRIPISKRSFKSSSYTPRPININTADIDVSKNKYRPKDESPPPPPPPAQLPTEAPSADNETGPFMPRIDGKPETGIDSSPGVQRSTIRRGRTVVRLHTIKRKERDSPRKSENAIQNTETNVEVDAGNTDTTESKGWREKLSQDLIYVDKKEKKSLGAKLVEKFIVKDNNDSDSENIVNELRNKQQTPTSLSEPPTPSAGTSKSPDRRCSMEILAEQANLLDSLIRSENLSTATLDLSKVGVTDESATNSKKINEHKNLLKTTKSDNSLHDRLRTSKDLKEPKHSTKRRSLKRSSSGGRLDSITEFPREAMCSALPAIEENRSSVKYENTQLKPKLKAKITSSVAVSPPASPLKFKIEEVTVEEKPRQLKKEISYSCTVDDNFDESPKAINQTNKTITNALRKSKTKFLRKKPECDNNVPSPEPDEGNFWDKIGKRETVYLQKRKQFIEDTREQRRRALYWFPDDEGSSANEDVFEQANDTYPVANVDNKTSDDNVAEIENNFQNVIATTNIEVIDNTINTLDCITTAEEEIPVAKIQINLSGKNMGSSSQLELRSPAVIVNIKDDSQSQTRIENPSTNKLTECNSKSETDKETNKLPSRLKESERILTDEHPVESIINKIDIPEIDKVETITSLKADIIQDKSDKCSKITIPETTSNKIDKYSKITIPEITPIRTDSNSQKNKPVADNLTVHTENTQVGPVSPQTASFSGEERVNTIPVTQEIKSKPETKSTNPKTNKSLTKDDILTVRTKDTESYAASKNENNVVNSSNQTSQKLNKLSEKNCPVHGNKNNALVHNETTNVQSQEKYISAEFKLDTTKVNTDLKLEIRSKSEEKDNSETTQEKDEIVDGIPNKPDNLVSEMKPSELIPKIPTEIESVNIPKEKTAIINEEQKSRESKKAESKSTSEKNEELKQSLKEIVPPPVVSKKPVKEELAVRPLIATPRPLQKKSPQVIHSSSSSESSSSEEDSSDEEDADESDASEGSAEFFECENNTDGRTSTGSNDSGFDSSAPTSPAGFVNIKKGGETAGPSASAAPALGNTPNFHEQQLEQSTAYELFRKTGRFTPPARSIPRFRKYNIEDFHFVKVLGKGSFGKVLLAELKDTEYYYAVKCLKKDVVLEDDDVECTLIERKVLALGTNHPYLCHLFATFQTDSHLFFVMEYLNGGDLMFHIQQSGRFPEARARFYAAEIVSGLKFLHKRGIVYRDLKLDNILLDFDGHVRIADFGMCKLQIYLEKTADTFCGTPDYMAPEIIKGLKYNQTVDWWSFGVLLYEMLIGQSPFSGCDEDELFWSICNEMPSYPRFLSQESLNILTRLLDKDARTRLGGTECMYGDIRDQDFFRPVHWDRLERRELDAPFKPKVRHPLDTQYFDRAFTGERPRLTAVEPQVLRSMDQQPFRGFSYTNPNATDR encoded by the exons ATGCCTCTATACTCCGACCATATATCGAACATGTACTATAGTGGATCCTCCTCGTACAGTGCACCATACAGTTACAGTTCTAAAACACCTTTAGGATCATCATACAGTGCCGCGTATCTCAACCCCGGCTCCAATTATAGTAACCATTCATCTCTTGGAGGATATTCCCGAGCACCGGTCAGCTCGAGATGGATCACCAGCAGCGGGAGGAACTACTCACCCATGCTCAGTACCATATCGGAAAGGGTCACGTCGAGTCCCGTAAGAATTAGTAGTCCTAGGCGGATACCTATTTCTAAACGAAGCTTCAAATCGTCTAGCTATACTCCGCGCCCAATAAACATCAATACGGCTGACATTGATGTATCAAAAAACAAATACCGTCCGAAAGATGAAAGTCCGCCACCACCGCCACCACCTGCACAACTGCCAACTGAAGCACCGAGTGCTGACAATGAAACTGGCCCGTTTATGCCTCGCATAGATGGAAAACCTGAAACTGGAATTGACTCGTCGCCAGGGGTACAAAGAAGTACTATAAGGCGAGGCCGAACTGTCGTAAGGCTacacacaatcaaaagaaaagaaagagatTCTCCTCGGAAGTCTGAAAAtgctatacaaaatactgaAACAAATGTTGAAGTGGACGCTGGAAATACGGATACAACAGAATCAAAAGGATGGAGAGAAAAGCTCTCGCAAGACTTAATATACGTagacaaaaaagaaaagaaaagtctAGGAGCTAAATTGGTAGAGAAATTCATTGTAAAAGATAACAATGACAGTGATAGCGAAAATATTGTTAACGAACTCCGCAATAAGCAACAAACACCTACTAGTTTAAGTGAACCACCGACGCCGTCAGCTGGTACCAGTAAATCACCCGATAGACGCTGTTCAATGGAAATTTTAGCGGAACAAGCCAATCTGTTAGACTCGTTAATCAGAAGTGAGAATTTGAGTACCGCTACATTAGATTTGAGCAAAGTTGGTGTAACGGATGAATCAGCAACTaacagcaaaaaaataaatgaacataaaaacctattaaaaacaacaaaatcagATAATTCACTGCATGATCGCCTTAGAACATCCAAAGACCTCAAAGAGCCTAAACACTCAACAAAAAGGCGCAGTTTGAAACGGTCTTCATCTGGTGGTAGATTGGATTCCATCACTGAATTTCCTCGGGAAGCAATGTGTTCAGCTTTGCCTGCAATTGAAGAAAATAGATCGTCTGTCAAATACGAAAACACTCAATTAAAACCCAAGTTAAAAGCGAAAATTACTTCATCTGTAGCGGTTTCTCCTCCAGCTAGtccattaaaattcaaaattgagGAAGTAACGGTCGAAGAAAAACCACGACAGTTGAAAAAAGAGATTTCGTATAGTTGTACAGTAGATGACAATTTCGATGAAAGCCCAAAGGCGataaatcaaacaaataaaacaatcacCAATGCACTTAGAAAAAGTAAAAcgaaatttttaagaaaaaagccTGAATGTGATAATAATGTTCCTTCCCCTGAACCGGATGAGGGTAATTTTTGGGATAAAATTGGAAAAAGGGAGACAGTGTATTTACAGAAAAGAAAACAGTTTATTGAAGACACTAGGGAACAACGGAGGAGAGCGCTATACTGGTTTCCTGACGATGAAGGATCTAGCGCAAATGAAGATGTTTTTGAACAAGCAAATGATACTTACCCGGTTGCAAACGTTGATAACAAAACTTCAGATGATAATGTagccgaaattgaaaataactTCCAAAACGTTATTGCTACCACAAACATAGAAGTTAttgataatacaataaatacattgGATTGTATTACAACTGCTGAAGAAGAAATTCCTGTAgctaaaatacaaattaatctATCGGGAAAAAATATGGGATCTAGTTCTCAGTTGGAGTTAAGAAGTCCTGCTGTGATAGTTAATATTAAAGATGATTCACAATCTCAAACGAGAATTGAAAATCCATCAACAAACAAATTAACAGAATGCAATAGTAAAAGTGAAACTGACAAGGAAACTAATAAATTACCTTCTAGACTAAAAGAAAGCGAGCGCATACTGACTGATGAACACCCCGTAGAatctataattaataaaattgatataCCTGAGATCGATAAAGTTGAAACGATAACCTCATTGAAAGCGGATATCATACAAGATAAATCAGATAAATGTAGTAAAATTACCATACCAGAAACAACTTctaataaaattgataaatatagtaaaattaCTATACCAGAAATCACTCCCATCAGAACAGATAGTAAcagccaaaaaaataaaccagtgGCTGACAATTTAACCGTCCATACTGAAAATACACAGGTAGGACCGGTATCGCCTCAAACTGCTAGCTTCAGCGGCGAAGAGAGGGTTAACACTATTCCTGTGACTCAGGAAATTAAAAGTAAGCCAGAAACAAAAAGTACTAATCCCAAAACCAATAAAAGCCTTACTAAAGACGATATTTTAACTGTACGAACTAAAGATACCGAATCATACGCAGCcagtaaaaatgaaaataatgtcgTTAATTCCAGTAATCAAACAagccaaaaattaaataaattatctgaAAAAAATTGTCCGGTACACGGTAATAAAAATAACGCCCTTGTACACAATGAAACTACAAATGTACAGTctcaagaaaaatatatatctgcTGAATTTAAACTTGACACTACCAAAGTTAATACTGATTTGAAACTAGAGATACGTTCAAAATCAGAAGAAAAAGATAATTCGGAAACTACACAAGAAAAAGATGAAATCGTTGACGGCATACCAAACAAACCGGACAACCTTGTTTCTGAAATGAAACCTTCTGAACTTATTCCAAAAATACCAACAGAAATAGAATCAGTAAACATTCCAAAAGAAAAAACTGCAATTATAAATGAAGAACAAAAGTCAAGAGAGAGTAAAAAGGCTGAAAGTAAATCTACGAGCGAGAAAAATGAAGAACTTAAACAGTCCTTAAAAGAAATCGTACCGCCGCCAGTCGTATCTAAAAAGCCGGTTAAGGAGGAACTGGCAGTACGGCCACTTATAGCCACGCCTCGCCCCCTTCAAAAGAAAAGTCCTCAAGTTATCCATTCATCGAGTTCATCTGAGTCTTCTTCTTCCGAAGAGGATTCATCAGACGAAGAAGATGCGGACGAGTCGGACGCGAGTGAAGGTTCTGCAGAGTTTTTCGAGTGTGAAAACAATACGGACGGCAGGACTTCTACGGGATCGAACGACTCTGGATTTGATTCTTCAGCGCCTACTTCACCGGCAggtttcgtcaacatcaaaaaaG GTGGCGAGACAGCGGGGCCTTCCGCGAGCGCTGCCCCCGCGCTCGGCAACACCCCCAACTTCCACGAACAACAGCTTG AACAATCGACGGCGTATGAGTTGTTCCGTAAGACGGGGCGCTTCACGCCTCCTGCTCGCTCCATCCCGCGGTTCAGGAAGTACAATATCGAAGACTTCCACTTTGTCAAAGTACTAGGAAAAGGCAGTTTTGGAAAG GTATTGTTGGCTGAGCTAAAAGACACTGAATACTACTACGCTGTGAAATGTTTGAAGAAAGACGTCGTACTCGAAGACGATGACGTAGAGTGCACGCTAATTGAGAGAAAGGTGCTTGCTCTCGGAACAAACCATCCGTATCTTTGTCATCTGTTCGCAACCTTTCAGACAGAC TCTCACCTGTTCTTCGTGATGGAGTATTTAAACGGCGGCGACTTAATGTTTCACATACAGCAGAGTGGACGTTTCCCTGAAGCTCGGGCGCGATTTTACGCGGCCGAAATCGTTTCGGGACTCAAGTTCCTGCACAAAAGAGGAATTGTTTACAG GGATTTGAAACTGGACAATATCCTACTGGACTTCGATGGACATGTGCGCATTGCAGACTTCGGCATGTGCAAGCTGCAGATATATTTGGAGAAGACTGCTGACACATTCTGCGGCACTCCCGATTACATGGCACCTGAG ATCATCAAAGGACTAAAATATAACCAGACGGTAGACTGGTGGTCGTTCGGCGTGCTGCTGTACGAGATGCTGATCGGCCAGAGCCCGTTCAGCGGCTGCGACGAGGACGAGCTGTTCTGGTCCATCTGCAACGAGATGCCGTCCTACCCACGGTTCCTGTCGCAGGAGTCGCTCAATATATTAACACGA TTGTTGGATAAAGACGCGCGCACGCGGCTCGGCGGCACTGAGTGCATGTACGGCGACATCCGAGACCAGGATTTCTTCCGGCCCGTGCACTGGGATCGGCTCGAGCGCCGGGAGCTCGACGCACCCTTCAAACCTAAAGTG AGGCATCCCCTGGACACGCAGTACTTCGACCGCGCCTTCACGGGCGAGCGGCCGCGTCTCACGGCTGTGGAGCCCCAGGTGCTCCGCTCTATGGACCAGCAGCCCTTCAGGGGATTCTCCTACACCAACCCTAACGCGACAGACCGCTAA